One part of the Enterococcus sp. DIV1094 genome encodes these proteins:
- a CDS encoding cation:proton antiporter: MEFAELVIVFAVTITLSNIASRILPMIPAPLIQIFLGVVLGLTEWGESINFEPELFLVMIIAPLLFREGEKADIASILKNFDTILFLAFGGVILTLIGVGATLSFLLPSVPLAACFAFGAALGPTDAVAVSSLSTRVNIPKKAMHILEGEGLLNDASGVTAFQFALAALITGSFSAVNAGVTLILSSIGGAVVGFLLVWVKRKIIGLIEKASARDVTGYLLIELLLPFLAYVLAEVFHVSGIIAAVVAGVLQASGFKKISVFDAELSTLSNSTWTTIAFTLNALVFIFLGIELTQVFTPVWGDGLYPNHLLLMIILLISIMLFVIRFVSISLFYMFKGGFKSFKKQLNEVLILTFGGVKGTVSLATIFILPFTINQMAFNQRSLLLFLTAGVILVTLIIGIIVLPMLTETEEAATTDLKALMILEEVIETLRVEKEVEEPGSKEYLAIEAVIETYQERISELYLSDLSGDEKQEVQEIQALILSIERDGLDERYRSGKLSSNGYRFYSRFLANFEHSITSQILSFIGFWFIVVRRLMRIVLHPKMFWQRRQTDRQTMISEKDIQEIRETYQKNTQLIIESLENLTDVYDDTMIGFFIEQRKAQGIRMMSGNLISTWMIQQDRLFTKKLLRGYYLERKVIDEYEVAETITTFSANEYRRNINLLESYTMNQPTERFSFRFAFQAKAKKLQLKQDQERKL; the protein is encoded by the coding sequence ATGGAATTTGCAGAGTTAGTGATTGTCTTTGCAGTCACGATCACGCTATCCAATATAGCAAGTCGTATCTTGCCGATGATCCCTGCACCACTGATCCAAATATTTCTTGGCGTGGTCTTAGGATTGACCGAATGGGGTGAATCCATTAATTTTGAACCCGAGTTATTTTTAGTGATGATTATCGCACCCTTACTTTTTAGAGAAGGAGAAAAAGCAGATATCGCTTCGATCTTGAAAAATTTCGATACGATATTATTTCTAGCTTTTGGTGGCGTGATTTTGACTTTGATTGGCGTTGGAGCAACGTTGTCCTTTCTGTTACCGAGTGTTCCTTTAGCCGCTTGTTTTGCTTTTGGTGCGGCGTTAGGTCCGACAGATGCGGTCGCAGTCAGTTCGCTCTCTACGCGCGTGAACATTCCGAAAAAAGCGATGCATATTTTAGAAGGTGAAGGGTTACTGAATGATGCTTCTGGTGTAACAGCCTTCCAATTTGCTTTAGCTGCTTTGATCACGGGATCGTTTTCTGCGGTAAATGCAGGCGTGACATTGATCTTATCAAGTATTGGCGGGGCAGTCGTCGGCTTTTTACTTGTATGGGTGAAAAGAAAGATCATTGGTTTGATCGAGAAGGCTTCTGCACGCGACGTGACTGGTTACTTATTGATTGAATTGTTGTTACCTTTCTTAGCGTATGTTTTAGCCGAAGTCTTTCATGTTTCAGGAATTATTGCAGCAGTGGTTGCAGGGGTATTGCAAGCCTCAGGATTCAAAAAAATATCGGTGTTTGATGCGGAGTTATCAACGTTGTCAAATAGTACCTGGACAACGATCGCCTTCACATTGAATGCGCTGGTATTTATCTTTTTAGGAATCGAACTAACACAAGTCTTTACGCCAGTTTGGGGAGATGGCTTATATCCGAATCACTTGTTGTTGATGATCATCTTATTGATCTCGATCATGCTGTTCGTGATTCGCTTTGTTTCGATCAGTTTGTTTTACATGTTCAAAGGCGGCTTTAAAAGCTTCAAAAAACAATTGAATGAAGTCTTGATTTTAACCTTTGGCGGGGTAAAAGGAACAGTCAGTTTAGCAACTATTTTCATTTTGCCATTCACGATCAATCAAATGGCATTTAATCAACGTTCATTGCTCTTGTTTTTAACTGCGGGAGTTATTTTAGTGACATTGATCATTGGGATCATCGTGTTGCCGATGTTGACTGAAACAGAAGAAGCAGCAACGACTGACTTAAAAGCATTGATGATCTTAGAAGAAGTCATTGAAACATTACGTGTCGAAAAAGAAGTGGAAGAACCAGGATCAAAAGAATATTTAGCGATAGAAGCAGTGATTGAGACCTATCAGGAAAGAATCAGTGAACTTTATTTATCTGATTTAAGTGGGGACGAGAAACAAGAAGTACAAGAAATCCAAGCATTGATTTTATCCATTGAACGAGATGGGTTGGATGAACGTTATCGTTCTGGTAAGCTGTCTTCCAACGGTTATCGTTTTTATTCAAGATTTCTTGCAAATTTCGAGCATTCGATCACGAGCCAAATATTGTCGTTCATTGGTTTTTGGTTCATTGTTGTACGCAGATTGATGCGTATCGTTCTTCATCCTAAGATGTTTTGGCAAAGACGTCAAACCGATCGGCAAACGATGATCTCAGAAAAAGATATTCAAGAAATCCGAGAGACGTATCAAAAGAATACACAATTGATCATCGAAAGTTTAGAGAATCTTACGGACGTGTACGATGATACGATGATTGGGTTCTTTATCGAACAAAGAAAAGCTCAAGGCATTCGGATGATGAGTGGCAACTTGATTTCCACTTGGATGATCCAACAAGATCGGTTATTTACGAAAAAACTGTTAAGAGGCTATTATTTAGAAAGAAAAGTGATTGATGAGTATGAAGTAGCAGAAACGATCACGACTTTTTCTGCGAATGAGTACAGAAGAAATATCAATCTGTTGGAGTCTTATACCATGAATCAGCCAACAGAACGTTTTTCATTCCGATTTGCTTTTCAAGCGAAAGCCAAAAAACTTCAATTAAAACAAGATCAAGAGAGGAAGCTGTGA
- a CDS encoding ABC-F family ATP-binding cassette domain-containing protein — MKELKITDLKKTYGEKELFNQISFLIHEHDRIGLIGTNGTGKTSLLNIIAGLDSGDGDQQTVFYPNDYRIGYLSQTDSFSEDDTVLQAVFQGKSPLIQTVRLYEEALIALAENGDDEAVQRRYALAEERMNKDDAWTTDTNAKIILQKLGINQLEKKIGELSGGQKKRVSLAQVLIDEPDLLLLDEPTNHLDYAAIEWLESYLKQYRGALLMVTHDRYFLDRVTNRIFELAFGNLYEYKGNYEAYLIEKAERDRVEVEQEEKRKRLYKQELSWMRAGVQARGTKQQARINRFEDLKENLYQVNHDTDIELNIATQRLGKKVIEIKDGSYSIEGKPLLQHLDLLIQSRERLGITGENGAGKSTLLNILAGKLSLDSGSYSIGETVRLAYYTQENEKMSPDKRMIAYLQEAAEEVQTADGTQIGVAELLERFLFPRFMHGTLIRKLSGGEKRRLYLLKLLIQQPNVLLLDEPTNDLDIATLTILEDYFRTFPGAVITVSHDRYFLDKVVDKLLVFQGDGKQELYYGDMSSYLVKRKEDQQAQPEKVKVKTEEKKSEPKKKLSYMEQKEWATIEDDIAELENRLDELQEEMNHQGDDFTRLQELQKEVTTTEEMLEEKMSRWEYLSEWADN; from the coding sequence GTGAAAGAGCTAAAAATAACTGACCTCAAAAAAACATATGGAGAAAAAGAGTTATTCAATCAGATTTCCTTTTTGATCCATGAACATGATCGTATTGGTTTGATTGGCACCAACGGAACTGGTAAAACAAGTCTTTTGAATATTATTGCTGGACTTGACAGTGGAGATGGTGATCAACAGACTGTTTTTTATCCAAATGATTACCGTATCGGATATTTGTCGCAAACCGATTCTTTTTCAGAAGATGATACGGTCCTACAAGCTGTTTTTCAGGGCAAGAGCCCATTGATCCAAACCGTGCGACTCTATGAGGAAGCGTTGATTGCATTAGCCGAAAATGGTGATGATGAAGCAGTCCAAAGACGATACGCATTGGCAGAAGAGCGAATGAATAAAGACGATGCTTGGACAACGGATACGAATGCCAAGATCATTTTACAAAAATTAGGGATCAACCAATTAGAAAAGAAAATCGGAGAGCTTTCGGGTGGGCAAAAAAAGCGTGTTAGCTTAGCACAAGTCTTAATCGATGAACCGGATCTTTTGTTACTTGATGAGCCGACGAACCACTTAGATTATGCAGCGATCGAATGGTTGGAATCGTATTTGAAACAATATCGTGGGGCCTTATTGATGGTGACCCATGATCGTTATTTCTTAGATCGTGTGACGAATCGGATCTTCGAACTTGCTTTTGGAAATCTTTATGAATACAAAGGCAATTACGAAGCCTACCTTATAGAAAAAGCCGAGCGAGACCGTGTCGAAGTTGAACAAGAAGAAAAGCGTAAACGGTTATATAAGCAAGAGCTTTCTTGGATGCGTGCGGGTGTACAAGCTCGCGGCACGAAACAGCAAGCACGTATCAATCGCTTTGAAGACTTAAAAGAGAACTTATATCAAGTCAATCATGACACAGATATTGAATTAAATATCGCCACACAGCGTTTAGGGAAAAAAGTGATCGAGATCAAGGATGGTTCCTATTCGATCGAGGGAAAACCATTGCTCCAACACTTAGATTTATTGATCCAATCGCGCGAACGGTTAGGGATCACTGGAGAAAACGGCGCAGGAAAATCAACGCTGTTGAATATCTTAGCAGGAAAATTATCTTTAGATAGTGGCAGCTATTCGATCGGTGAAACGGTGCGATTAGCCTACTATACGCAAGAAAATGAAAAAATGTCTCCAGATAAACGGATGATCGCTTATTTACAAGAAGCGGCAGAAGAAGTCCAGACAGCTGATGGGACGCAAATTGGTGTTGCTGAACTATTGGAGCGCTTCTTGTTCCCTAGATTCATGCACGGGACATTGATCCGGAAGCTATCAGGTGGAGAAAAACGCCGCTTGTATTTACTCAAATTATTGATCCAGCAACCGAATGTTTTGTTGCTAGATGAACCGACAAATGATTTAGATATTGCCACCTTGACGATTTTGGAAGATTATTTCCGTACCTTCCCAGGGGCAGTGATCACTGTTTCCCATGACCGTTATTTCTTGGATAAGGTAGTTGATAAACTACTAGTCTTTCAAGGGGATGGCAAACAAGAGCTTTACTATGGCGACATGTCGAGCTACTTAGTCAAACGTAAAGAAGACCAACAAGCGCAACCGGAAAAAGTCAAAGTGAAGACCGAAGAAAAAAAATCTGAGCCAAAGAAAAAACTTTCTTATATGGAACAAAAAGAATGGGCAACGATCGAAGATGATATTGCAGAACTAGAAAATCGTTTGGATGAATTACAAGAAGAAATGAACCATCAAGGTGATGATTTCACACGTTTGCAAGAGTTACAAAAAGAAGTGACCACAACTGAGGAAATGCTAGAAGAAAAAATGTCACGTTGGGAATATTTAAGTGAATGGGCAGATAATTAG
- a CDS encoding thymidylate synthase produces MEQAYLELGEKLLSEGHVKGDRTGTGTLSLFGYQMRFDLQKGFPLLTTKRVPFGLIKSELLWFLKGDTNIRYLLQNNNHIWDEWAFERYIKSEDYQGPDMTDFGHRSLSDPEFNKVYQEESKKFCEKIVEDEDFAAKYGDLGHIYGYQWRHWETKEGSFIDQIKEVIEAIKKTPDSRRLIVSAWNPEDVPTMALPPCHTMFQFYVNDNKLSCQLYQRSGDVFLGVPFNIASYALLTHLIAHETGLEVGEFIHTLGDAHLYSNHVEQMKEQLSREVRSFPTLVLNTEKDSVFDFEMDDIKVEGYEPHPSIKAPIAV; encoded by the coding sequence ATGGAGCAAGCATATCTTGAACTAGGTGAAAAGTTGTTATCTGAAGGACATGTAAAAGGTGATCGTACGGGGACTGGAACATTGAGTTTATTTGGTTATCAAATGCGGTTTGACCTTCAAAAGGGCTTCCCTTTATTAACGACAAAACGTGTTCCTTTTGGCTTGATCAAAAGTGAACTGTTATGGTTTTTAAAAGGAGATACGAATATCCGCTATCTTTTACAAAATAATAACCATATCTGGGATGAATGGGCATTTGAGCGCTATATCAAAAGCGAGGACTATCAAGGTCCAGACATGACAGATTTTGGTCATCGCAGTTTGTCTGATCCAGAATTCAATAAAGTGTATCAGGAAGAAAGCAAGAAGTTTTGTGAAAAAATCGTCGAAGATGAAGATTTTGCAGCGAAATATGGTGATCTTGGTCATATTTACGGGTATCAATGGCGCCATTGGGAAACGAAAGAAGGCAGTTTCATCGATCAAATCAAAGAAGTGATCGAAGCAATCAAGAAAACACCTGATTCAAGAAGATTGATCGTTTCAGCTTGGAATCCAGAAGATGTGCCAACGATGGCTTTACCGCCTTGTCACACGATGTTCCAGTTTTATGTGAATGACAACAAATTGAGCTGTCAATTGTACCAACGCAGTGGTGATGTATTTTTAGGTGTGCCGTTCAATATTGCTAGTTATGCTTTACTGACACATCTGATTGCGCATGAAACTGGGTTAGAAGTCGGTGAATTTATCCATACTTTAGGGGATGCTCATCTTTATTCAAATCATGTAGAACAAATGAAAGAGCAATTATCTCGAGAAGTTCGTTCGTTTCCGACACTTGTATTGAATACAGAAAAGGATTCTGTGTTCGATTTTGAAATGGATGATATCAAAGTTGAAGGATATGAGCCGCATCCTTCAATCAAGGCACCTATCGCGGTCTAA
- a CDS encoding dihydrofolate reductase → MFAAIWAQDENGLIGKEDKLPWHLPNDLKFFKQMTEANVLIMGRKTFMGMGGRPLPNRKTIVLTRDREFTAEGVQVMHDVNEVLAYEKEADGILFVAGGSAIYEEFLPYCTILYRTVIHHSFEGDTYFPAVDWEAWSLINISPGEIDEKNSYAHQFETYKRKEEHAAEEM, encoded by the coding sequence ATGTTCGCTGCAATCTGGGCACAGGATGAAAATGGTCTGATTGGAAAAGAAGACAAACTTCCATGGCATTTGCCGAATGATTTAAAATTTTTTAAGCAAATGACCGAAGCGAATGTATTGATCATGGGACGAAAAACATTTATGGGGATGGGCGGTAGACCATTACCCAATCGTAAAACGATTGTTTTGACTAGGGACCGTGAATTTACAGCTGAGGGCGTACAAGTGATGCATGATGTCAATGAAGTATTAGCGTATGAAAAAGAAGCAGATGGGATTTTATTCGTTGCTGGAGGATCAGCAATCTATGAAGAATTCTTACCATACTGCACGATTTTATATCGGACAGTGATCCATCATTCTTTCGAAGGAGATACGTATTTTCCTGCCGTTGACTGGGAAGCTTGGTCATTGATCAACATCAGTCCGGGAGAAATCGACGAAAAAAATAGTTATGCGCATCAGTTCGAGACGTATAAACGAAAAGAAGAACACGCAGCTGAAGAGATGTAG
- a CDS encoding DegV family protein produces the protein MTNVKIVTDSSCTMEKAVRDHLNIHVMPLSIMIDGVVYPDDDQLGGEKFMEMMAKSKALPKTSQPPIGEFISTYDELGQDGSEVISIHMTKGLSGTVEAARQASNLTKTKVTVIDSDTTDQGLSFQVIRAAEMAKEGKSAEEILAEIEKIKNNTKLYIGISTLDNLVKGGRISRATGLLSSMLNIRVVMNFAHSELIPVTKGRGKKTFDKWFESLKKELKALPNVRQIGISHAGAKELAREFEEGLKELFPDMDIPVLHTNPVIATHTGENAFAIMYYVD, from the coding sequence ATGACAAACGTAAAAATAGTAACAGATTCTTCTTGTACAATGGAAAAAGCAGTACGAGATCATTTGAACATCCATGTTATGCCATTATCAATAATGATCGATGGTGTTGTATATCCTGATGACGATCAATTAGGCGGAGAGAAATTTATGGAAATGATGGCGAAGTCAAAGGCATTGCCTAAAACAAGCCAACCGCCGATCGGAGAATTTATCTCAACTTATGACGAATTAGGTCAAGACGGGAGTGAAGTGATCTCTATCCATATGACTAAAGGTCTAAGTGGAACGGTTGAAGCAGCAAGACAAGCGAGCAACTTAACAAAAACAAAAGTAACAGTCATCGATAGTGACACGACAGACCAAGGATTATCATTCCAAGTGATCCGCGCGGCTGAAATGGCAAAAGAAGGAAAGTCAGCGGAAGAGATTCTTGCTGAAATCGAGAAGATCAAAAATAATACAAAGCTTTATATCGGTATTTCTACATTGGATAACTTGGTGAAAGGTGGACGTATCAGTCGTGCAACTGGGTTATTATCAAGTATGTTGAATATTCGTGTCGTAATGAATTTTGCTCATTCAGAGTTGATTCCTGTGACAAAAGGTCGTGGGAAAAAGACTTTCGACAAGTGGTTCGAAAGCTTGAAAAAAGAACTGAAGGCTTTGCCAAACGTTCGCCAAATCGGTATCTCTCACGCAGGAGCAAAAGAGCTTGCACGTGAATTCGAAGAGGGATTGAAAGAATTGTTCCCCGATATGGATATCCCCGTATTGCATACAAATCCAGTGATTGCTACCCATACAGGGGAAAATGCTTTCGCAATCATGTATTACGTTGATTGA
- a CDS encoding SGNH/GDSL hydrolase family protein, producing the protein MKRNNQRLMIVLIPLLTAVFLFVGLSLSVPKAQPLLKPASSVTSESNQKDKLHYVAIGDSLTEGVGDQTKQGGFVPLVANDIKDRYGLTAIEIENYGVNGERSDQILKRLKKNEEIKSNIETADIITLTVGGNDLMKVIQNNLFGISIDSFDKPIKKYQENVKEIIEEIRSLNKQVPIYILGIYNPFYLNFPEITDMQTIVDNWNEGTQQVVDESANSYFIPINDLLYQGLNQEVGITEASDQTTSSDSSSGTRNNVLYEEDHFHPNNLGYQLMANAVRDQLIETHEKWLVKGGNKDG; encoded by the coding sequence ATGAAACGAAACAATCAACGATTGATGATCGTTTTGATTCCTTTATTGACCGCAGTTTTTCTGTTTGTCGGACTATCTTTGAGTGTGCCCAAAGCTCAGCCTTTGTTAAAGCCGGCATCATCTGTGACTTCTGAATCGAATCAAAAAGACAAGCTACACTATGTCGCTATCGGCGATTCGTTGACAGAAGGCGTAGGTGACCAAACGAAACAAGGTGGTTTTGTTCCGTTAGTCGCAAATGATATCAAAGACAGATATGGTTTGACAGCCATTGAAATTGAAAACTACGGGGTAAATGGAGAACGAAGCGATCAAATTTTAAAAAGACTGAAAAAAAATGAAGAGATAAAAAGCAATATCGAAACAGCAGATATCATTACTTTGACTGTTGGTGGGAATGATTTAATGAAAGTGATCCAAAACAATCTTTTTGGTATCAGTATTGACTCATTCGATAAACCAATCAAGAAGTATCAAGAAAATGTCAAAGAAATCATTGAAGAGATCCGTTCATTGAATAAACAAGTACCGATCTATATTTTAGGGATCTACAATCCTTTTTATTTGAATTTCCCTGAGATCACGGACATGCAAACGATCGTGGATAATTGGAATGAAGGGACACAACAAGTAGTAGATGAGTCCGCGAATAGCTATTTTATCCCCATTAATGATTTACTGTATCAAGGGTTGAATCAAGAGGTTGGTATCACCGAAGCTTCTGATCAGACAACTTCAAGTGATAGCTCTAGCGGGACTAGAAATAATGTATTATATGAAGAAGATCATTTTCATCCTAATAACTTAGGTTATCAATTGATGGCTAATGCCGTAAGAGATCAATTGATCGAAACGCATGAAAAATGGCTGGTCAAGGGAGGAAACAAGGATGGATAA
- a CDS encoding YpmS family protein, with amino-acid sequence MDKRSTTVETPKKRNYWKYAFLILLGVIIGSTIFLGTRIFANREPDLPEVPAITERQGDPVLTINTQKEKVNQLISFFLTDFQEGQDIKYKFYLENEALLNGTFEVLGFPIDFYLYFDPYVMENGNVQLKAKSLSIGTLNLPIRDVMNMIKRNYKLPEWIEINTEDLTIMLRLDQFRMQNGMYIKADKIDLVNDDIRFSLYLPKDSSTTEETTESSTN; translated from the coding sequence ATGGATAAACGCAGTACGACAGTTGAAACACCAAAAAAGCGTAACTATTGGAAATACGCATTTTTGATCTTATTAGGCGTTATTATCGGTTCAACGATATTTTTAGGTACACGGATCTTTGCCAATCGCGAACCTGATTTGCCAGAAGTGCCAGCGATCACGGAAAGACAAGGCGATCCAGTATTAACAATCAATACACAAAAAGAAAAAGTCAATCAACTCATCAGCTTTTTCTTGACCGATTTTCAAGAAGGGCAAGATATCAAGTACAAATTTTATTTAGAAAATGAAGCATTACTTAATGGAACATTTGAAGTGTTAGGATTTCCGATTGATTTTTACTTGTATTTTGATCCTTATGTAATGGAAAATGGCAATGTTCAGTTAAAAGCAAAAAGCTTATCGATCGGTACGTTGAATTTACCAATCAGAGATGTGATGAATATGATCAAACGAAATTACAAACTACCTGAATGGATCGAGATCAATACGGAAGACTTAACGATCATGTTGCGCTTAGATCAATTCCGTATGCAAAACGGAATGTATATCAAAGCGGATAAAATCGACTTAGTGAATGATGATATCCGATTTAGTTTGTATTTACCAAAAGATTCCTCAACGACAGAAGAAACAACTGAATCAAGTACCAATTAA
- the msrA gene encoding peptide-methionine (S)-S-oxide reductase MsrA, producing MERAIFAGGCFWCMIQPFDTLPGIHTIMSGYTGGNVPNPTYEQVKAKTTGHTEAVEILYDPALISYEELLELYWQQTDPTDAFGQFEDRGDNYRPVIFYTTEEQRQKAEQSKQQLAESGRFIDPIVTTIEPAETFYLAEEEHQDYYKKNPENFERNHARRAAFIAANWEGNE from the coding sequence ATGGAACGAGCAATATTTGCAGGAGGTTGTTTTTGGTGTATGATCCAACCTTTTGATACATTACCTGGCATCCATACGATCATGTCTGGATACACTGGAGGGAATGTGCCAAATCCAACATACGAACAAGTGAAAGCTAAAACAACAGGACACACCGAAGCAGTTGAGATCTTGTATGATCCAGCATTGATCTCATACGAAGAATTGCTTGAACTTTATTGGCAACAAACAGATCCGACAGATGCGTTTGGTCAATTTGAAGACCGTGGCGACAATTATCGCCCTGTGATTTTTTATACCACAGAAGAACAACGACAAAAAGCTGAACAAAGCAAGCAACAACTTGCTGAAAGTGGTCGTTTTATTGACCCGATCGTGACAACGATCGAACCAGCTGAGACGTTTTATTTAGCAGAAGAAGAACATCAAGATTACTACAAAAAAAATCCAGAAAATTTTGAGCGTAATCATGCACGTCGGGCGGCATTTATTGCTGCCAACTGGGAGGGGAACGAATGA
- a CDS encoding YozE family protein translates to MNRSFYHYLMTLRGGKPTDALSTFATEAGKDIQFPKHSTSYEEISDYLEMNVDYLPSMDIFDTAWDHYLENNHPA, encoded by the coding sequence ATGAATCGTAGCTTCTATCACTATCTGATGACTCTTCGTGGCGGAAAACCGACGGATGCACTATCGACTTTTGCGACAGAAGCGGGCAAGGACATCCAGTTTCCCAAACACAGTACAAGTTATGAAGAAATCTCTGATTATTTAGAAATGAATGTTGACTATTTACCCTCTATGGATATCTTTGATACCGCTTGGGATCATTATTTAGAAAATAACCATCCTGCTTAG
- the lepB gene encoding signal peptidase I, which yields MTKKQRYIDRFWLFFKFLLCSIVIAFILRGFILIPVPVEGNSMENVLKQGDMVVMEKFSEIRRFDVVVFQLADGTIYIKRVIGLPGETISYENDQLKIDGQPIEEPYLSKNIRSDHESAPYTTDFTLEELTGYTELSEDSYFVLGDNRRVSKDSRSFGTIAREDILGKARFVYYPLHEIKWIR from the coding sequence TTGACAAAAAAGCAACGTTATATTGACCGTTTTTGGTTATTTTTCAAATTTTTACTTTGTTCCATAGTGATTGCCTTTATTTTGCGTGGATTTATTCTGATCCCAGTACCAGTGGAAGGAAACTCAATGGAGAATGTCCTTAAACAAGGAGACATGGTTGTCATGGAAAAGTTCTCAGAAATCCGACGATTTGATGTTGTTGTTTTCCAACTAGCTGATGGAACGATCTATATCAAAAGGGTCATTGGTCTACCCGGAGAAACGATTAGTTATGAGAACGATCAACTAAAAATCGATGGACAACCAATCGAAGAACCCTATTTAAGCAAAAACATCCGCTCAGATCATGAGAGCGCGCCTTATACCACGGATTTCACATTGGAAGAATTGACAGGTTACACTGAATTATCAGAAGATAGCTATTTCGTTCTAGGAGACAACCGTCGAGTCTCAAAAGACAGCCGCTCGTTTGGGACAATCGCACGAGAGGATATTTTAGGCAAAGCCAGATTTGTTTATTATCCATTACATGAAATCAAATGGATCAGATAA
- a CDS encoding VOC family protein, which yields MDTMVLVNFPVHDVSRSVEFYTKLGFKQNKEFSTEDASAMVWNDTFWIMLLTHDFYKKFLKDKDIADTKKTSGALIAFSLANAAEVKRFGEIAKENGGSYHTVDMGMPEEEMFSLEVQDPDGNTLEPMWMNM from the coding sequence ATGGACACAATGGTTTTAGTCAATTTCCCTGTACATGATGTTAGTCGATCAGTCGAATTTTACACTAAACTTGGATTCAAGCAAAACAAAGAATTTTCAACTGAGGATGCTAGTGCAATGGTTTGGAATGACACATTTTGGATCATGCTCTTGACACATGACTTTTACAAAAAATTCTTGAAAGATAAAGATATCGCAGATACAAAGAAAACAAGTGGCGCACTGATTGCTTTTAGCTTAGCTAATGCCGCTGAAGTCAAACGTTTTGGTGAAATCGCAAAAGAAAATGGTGGTAGCTACCATACAGTTGATATGGGGATGCCTGAGGAAGAAATGTTCTCCCTCGAAGTCCAAGATCCCGATGGAAACACGTTGGAACCAATGTGGATGAATATGTAA
- a CDS encoding helix-turn-helix domain-containing protein, translated as MEFGKILKEKRKQLGITQEDLAKKLNVSRSAISNWEIGRNYPDIHTLVEISALLAVSLDELLENTDAIEEAVESELKQKRRLKKMVVGISTCFAIFLAMGILYFVTNQPKIEWAQAKTTTSGEVVLFNKKDIKEINLSDKKLSIVFDLPDENHYAGYYVDGSEQLGEVNLDIYKMQNSEISKHGVDHDGLVEIDLSNFTRVKKVNINHAQ; from the coding sequence ATGGAGTTTGGAAAAATCTTAAAAGAAAAAAGAAAACAGTTAGGGATCACTCAAGAAGATTTGGCAAAAAAATTGAATGTCAGTCGATCAGCGATCTCAAATTGGGAAATAGGTAGAAACTATCCAGATATACATACCTTAGTAGAAATATCGGCACTTTTAGCTGTTTCTTTAGATGAACTACTAGAGAATACAGATGCAATTGAGGAAGCAGTCGAATCGGAGCTGAAACAGAAACGACGACTGAAGAAAATGGTGGTCGGTATATCAACTTGTTTTGCGATCTTTTTGGCAATGGGGATTTTGTATTTTGTGACGAATCAACCAAAAATCGAATGGGCTCAAGCAAAGACGACTACATCTGGTGAAGTGGTGCTTTTCAACAAAAAAGATATTAAAGAGATCAATCTATCAGATAAAAAATTATCGATCGTCTTTGATTTACCGGATGAAAATCACTATGCAGGTTATTACGTAGATGGTAGTGAGCAATTGGGAGAAGTTAACTTGGATATTTATAAAATGCAAAATTCTGAGATCAGCAAGCATGGAGTCGATCACGACGGTCTTGTTGAGATCGACCTTAGCAATTTTACAAGAGTAAAAAAAGTCAATATCAATCATGCACAATAG
- a CDS encoding DUF3788 family protein: protein MLNYENFDKETQPTEAEIKEFTDPELFSKLNEYLTEGYKIKPKYAYSNCRMDKNIWRGWNIKYRKHGKILCTIYPQAGYLLVLIPGRSFEVRDEKVLEEAKLAVIQRYEEISTK, encoded by the coding sequence ATGCTTAATTACGAAAACTTTGATAAAGAAACTCAACCTACAGAAGCTGAAATCAAGGAATTTACCGATCCCGAGCTTTTTTCGAAACTAAATGAGTACCTGACTGAAGGATATAAGATCAAACCCAAGTATGCTTACTCAAACTGTAGAATGGACAAAAATATTTGGCGAGGTTGGAATATCAAATACCGCAAACATGGTAAAATACTTTGCACCATTTACCCTCAAGCAGGATACCTTTTGGTTCTGATCCCTGGCCGTTCCTTTGAAGTTCGTGATGAGAAAGTTTTGGAAGAAGCAAAACTGGCAGTCATTCAGCGTTATGAGGAAATAAGCACAAAATGA